One genomic region from Chelmon rostratus isolate fCheRos1 chromosome 11, fCheRos1.pri, whole genome shotgun sequence encodes:
- the hint1 gene encoding histidine triad nucleotide-binding protein 1, producing MADETAKAQVAQPGGDTIFGKIIRKEIPAKIIYEDDQSVAFHDVSPQAPTHILVVPKKPIIQLSKAEDSDAALLGHLMIVAKKCAQDAGLTKGYRIVVNDGPDGGQSVYHIHIHVLGGRTMNWPPG from the exons ATGGCTGATGAAACGGCCAAAGCCCAGGTTGCCCAGCCGGGCGGAGACACGATATTTGGAAAAATCATACGCAAAGAGATACCTGCCAAAATAATCTACGAAGATGACCAG AGTGTTGCCTTCCATGATGTTTCTCCTCAAGCTCCCACTCACATCCTTGTTGTCCCAAAAAAGCCCATTATTCAACTGTCAAAGGCGGAGGATAGTGATGCTGCA ttGTTGGGCCACTTGATGATAGTTGCAAAGAAGTGTGCTCAGGACGCGGGCCTGACTAAAGGCTACAGGATTGTCGTGAATGATGGACCGGATGGAGGCCAGTCGGTCTACCACATCCACATCCACGTCCTGGGAGGACGCACGATGAACTGGCCCCCCGGCTAA
- the lyrm7 gene encoding complex III assembly factor LYRM7, producing MGTRLKVLNVFKTLHRTRMVVFKDDDKGLTAARLKINEEFRKNKNETSEENIQKMIQMASNVEVVLREAVLQVEHVGEKKLLLRPRESLLLENVPYCDQPRKKS from the exons ATGGGCACTCGTTTGAAG GTCCTGAATGTGtttaaaacactgcacagaaCAAGGATGGTCGTATTCAAAGATGATGACAAAGGACTGACGG CTGCAAGGTTAAAGATCAACGAGGAGTTccggaaaaacaaaaatgaaacgTCAGAAGAAAACATTCAGAAG ATGATCCAAATGGCCTCAAATGTGGAGGTTGTTCTTCGAGAGGCTGTATTACAAGTGGAACATGTTGGAGAGAAAAAGCTTT TGCTTCGACCCAGAGAGAGCCTTCTACTAGAAAATGTACCTTATTGTGACCAGCCCAGGAAAAAGTCCTGA
- the dync2li1 gene encoding cytoplasmic dynein 2 light intermediate chain 1 — protein MPRISSDTLWELAAAEIHSREAEGGEENGGETVSERTVFLMGSKAGGKTSILLRCLDRDEPSKPTLALEYTFGRRARGHNTPKDIAHLWELGGGTSLSDLVQIPITPVSIRSLSVILILDLSKPNALWGTMEKLLQAAQAQLEKISSKEAQAKKTKPGAKHQTAVHSAGRVLPKDYPDRELVSPFPVPLLIIGSKYDVFQEFDSDKRKVVSKTLRFVAHYYAASLIFTSIKSESLMSKTKSFFTHLAFGLDRGKTMSCDATKPLIIPAGSDSFSQIGSPPTTDVDITSLHAKNPKDLWKKVYERVFPQENTSEQRELKDPAKDPQYSEPQIDAMRAQKDQELDQYKRNAAKSWKGLELET, from the exons ATGCCAAGAATAAG CTCGGACACGCTATGGGAGCTGGCTGCGGCGGAGATCCACAGTCGGGAGGCTGAAGGTGGGGAGGAAAACGGAGGAGAGACGGTCAGTGAGAGGACCGTGTTTCTGATGGGGAGCAAAGCAGGG ggtaAAACGTCTATTCTCCTCAGATGCCTGGACAG GGATGAACCATCCAAGCCAACTCTGGCACTGGAGTACACTTTTGGCAGAAGGGCCCGAGGACAcaacaca CCCAAAGACATAGCTCACCTATGGGAGCTGGGAGGAGGGACCTCTTTGTCAGACCTGGTCCAGATCCCCATCACTCCTGTCAGCATCAG gtctctctctgtcattctcaTTCTGGACTTGTCTAAACCCAATGCCCTGTGGGGTACcatggagaagctgctgcaggcagCGCAAGCTCAGTTGGAGAAAATCTCCTCCAAGGAAGCGCAAGCGAAGAAGACCAAACCTGGAGCCAAACACCAGACGGCTGTCCACTCAGCAGGACGCGTCTTACCTAAAGACTACCCT GACAGAGAGCTGGTCAGTCCCTTTCCTGTTCCTCTGCTCATCATTGGCAGCAAATATGATGTCTTTCAG GAATTTGACTCTGACAAGAGGAAAGTGGTTAGTAAAACACTGCGTTTTGTTGCCCACTACTACGCAGCCTCTCTTAtt TTCACTAGCATCAAGTCGGAGAGCCTCATGTCAAAAACCAAGAGCTTCTTCACCCACCTGGCTTTTGGTCTGGACAGAGG GAAAACTATGTCCTGTGATGCCACCAAGCCTCTCATCATTCCAGCAGGCTCTGACTCCTTCAGTCAAATAG GTTCCCCTCCAACTACTGATGTGGACATTACTTCTCTGCATGCCAAAAACCCAAAGGACCTCTGGAAGAAAGTCTACGAACGTGTCTTCCCCCAAGAG AATACCAGTGAGCAGAGAGAACTTAAGGATCCAGCTAAAGACCCACAGTACAGTGAGCCTCAGATTGATGCCATGAGAGCCCAGAAAGACCAG gaGTTGGATCAGTATAAGAGGAATGCAGCTAAGTCATGGAAAgggctggagctggagacaTGA
- the abcg5 gene encoding ATP-binding cassette sub-family G member 5 — translation MNRSYSMEAEEPENGTKGRESFKFVSEVKRDVWRDGGEERSEPSCCLSVRKISYTVSERVGPWWDFPSFRKRWTRQILNDVSFHIDSGQIMGILGNSGSGKTTLLDAISGRIGNSGTLLGEVFVNGRKMKREEYQDCFSYVLQSDNLLSYLTVEETLTYTAQLALRKHSAEAIKKKVSAVMAELSLTHVAHSVIGGRVFPGISGGERRRVSIAGQLLQDPRVVLLDEPTTGLDSMTANQIVVLLAELARRNRIVIVTIHQPRSELFRVFSRIAIMSRGELVFCGQPGEMVDFFSQCGYECPEYCNPFDIYVDFTSVDTRSSERETATFSRMHEITSSYQGSAIYQSMLGKMEQSLQWVDKPAIPFKSKESPSGAAKLGVLLRRTVRNLSRDRMGVLMRLSQNLIYGLFVAFFVTQLDNDVNKGAVQDRIGIIYQSIGASPYTGMLNAVALFPALRAISDQESQDGLYNKWQMFLAYIFHILPFSILGVFIFTSFLYWTVGMYPDSLRFLSFSAVVLVPHIIGELLTVVLLGVVQDPNMVNTGVALLNIAGILVGSGFLRSTQQMPEVFQWLSYLTFQKYSCELLIVTEFHGLDLTCNISKPFGGGCMITHGDQIIDEGYPGALSRYTLDFVLLYSFLPALLLLGMISFKIRDKLVRH, via the exons ATGAACAGATCTTATTCAATGGAGGCAGAGGAGCCTGAGAACGGGACCAAAGGTAGAGAGTCCTTCAAGTTTGTGTCGGAGGTGAAGAGGGACGTGTGGAGGGACGGTGGCGAAGAGCGATCAGAGCCCTCCTGCTGTCTCAGTGTCAGAAAAATCTCCTACACAGTCAG TGAGCGTGTGGGTCCTTGGTGGGACTTCCCCTCCTTCAGGAAGCGATGGACTCGTCAGATCCTCAATGATGTCTCCTTCCACATAGACAGTGGGCAGATCATGGGAATACTGGGCAATTCAG GCTCAGGAAAGACCACGCTGTTGGATGCCATCTCAGGGAGAATTGGAAACAGTGGTACTCTGTTGGGTGAGGTCTTCGTTAACGGCAGGAAAATGAAGAGAGAAGAGTATCAGGACTGTTTCTCCTACGTACTGCAG aGTGATAACTTATTGAGTTATCTGACAGTGGAGGAGACTCTGACCTACACAGCCCAGCTGGCCCTGCGGAAACACTCGGCCGAAGCTATCAAGAAGAAG GTGTCGGCGGTGATGGCCGAGCTGAGTCTAACTCATGTGGCCCACAGTGTTATTGGAGGTCGCGTTTTCCCAGGGATCTCTGGGGGCGAGAGGAGGAGGGTCTCCATTGCCGGCCAGCTACTTCAGGACCCAA GGGTAGTCCTATTGGACGAGCCAACCACTGGCCTGGACAGCATGACCGCCAATCAGATTGTGGTGCTGCTGGCAGAGCTGGCCAGGAGGAACCGTATCGTCATAGTAACCATCCACCAACCACGCTCCGAGCTCTTCAGG GTGTTCAGCAGGATAGCAATAATGAGTCGTGGAGAACTTGTTTTCTGCGGGCAGCCAGGAGAGATGGTGGACTTCTTCAGCCAATGTGGATATGAGTGTCCAGAGTACTGCAACCCCTTTGACATCTATG TTGACTTCACCTCAGTGGACACACGCAGCAGTGAGAGGGAGACCGCCACCTTCAGTCGCATGCATGAGATCACTTCATCCTATCAGGGGTCTGCCATCTAccagagcatgctgggaaaaaTGGAGCAGAGCCTGCAGTGGGTAGACAAGCCAGCCATCCCCTTTAAGAGCAAAGAGTCACCCAGTGGTGCAGCCAAACTTGGGGTTCTGCTCAG GCGGACAGTAAGAAACCTGTCCAGAGACAGGATGGGTGTTCTGATGCGCCTGTCCCAGAACCTGATCTACGGTCTGTTTGTGGCCTTCTTCGTGACGCAGTTAGACAACGATGTCAACAAGGGTGCTGTGCAGGACCGCATTGGCATCATCTATCAGAGCATTGGTGCCTCGCCTTACACCGGCATGCTGAATGCTGTAGCTCTCT TCCCAGCGCTACGAGCCATCAGTGATCAGGAGAGTCAGGATGGTCTTTACAATAAATGGCAAATGTTCTTGGCCTACATCTTCCACATCCTGCCTTTCAGCATCCTCGGTGTTTTCATCTTCACCTCTTTCCTTTACTG GACGGTGGGGATGTACCCTGACAGCTTGCGATTCCTGTCTTTCTCCGCAGTAGTCCTGGTGCCGCATATTATAG GCGAGTTGCTGACTGTGGTGCTATTAGGAGTAGTCCAAGACCCAAACATGGTCAACACTGGAGTGGCCCTTCTCAATATTGCAGGGATCTTGGTGGGATCAGGCTTTCTGAG AAGCACCCAGCAGATGCCAGAAGTCTTCCAGTGGCTCAGCTACCTGACCTTCCAGAAGTACAGCTGTGAGCTGCTCATCGTCACTGAGTTCCACGGACTGGACTTAACATGCA ATATTTCCAAACCTTTTGGGGGAGGCTGTATGATCACTCATGGCGATCAGATCATTGATGAGGGCTACCCCGGCGCTCTGTCCAGATACACACTAGACTTTGTTCTCCTCTACTCCTTCCTCCCTGCCCTCCTGCTGCTGGGCATGATCAGCTTCAAGATCAGAGACAAGCTTGTACGTCACTAA